From the Paenibacillus sp. MMS20-IR301 genome, the window ACGAGCAGCCCGAATTCTCCGGCCAGCGCCAGATAGCGCTCATGCTCTGCCGGGCCATGATCGGAATGGTAGACTTCTATTCCGCGCAGCCCGCCTGCCTGGGCGAGCTTCCGCACCAGGGCATCATCCCCGTATATTCCGGGATGGGCCAGCACGGCTGTACCGCCTGCCTCCTGAATCCACTGGCAGGCCGTTTCCGGCGTAATCCGCGGCGGCGATACATATGCCGCTGCACCTTCGGCCAGATATTTGTCGAAGGCGTCGCGCATATCTGCAGCCGCGCCCAGCCGGACCAGCTCATCGGCAATATGCGGACGGCCGATGCTCTCATCCGGCTTAAGCTCCCGGCCCATGCCGGACACAACCTGCTCCAGGGTAATCTCTATACCCAGCTCCCGCAGCTTGGCGAGAATCGCTTCATTCCGGCCGAGCCGGGTACTCCGCTGCTCTTCCAGCCGGGACAGCAGCAGCTCCTGCTCAGTATCAATATAGTAGCCGAGCACATGAATCTCTTTCCCTCCGGCCCGCGTGCTGATCTCAACACCGGGAACCACCGTAATCCCGTACCGCTTACCGGCCTCAAGGGCTTCCGCGACACCGCTGACCGTATCATGATCAGTAATCGCTACCGCCGCCAGTCCCTTTTCATAGGCGAGCCGTACATTGTCGGCCGGAGGCTGCATGCCGTCCGAAGCCTGCGTATGCGTATGCAGATCGCAGCGCCCCGCTGTCACGTTTACACCGCCGGTCTCATTTTCGCCAAGCTGAATGTGCTTCTCCATATAATTCTCCGCCTCCGGGAATAAAGTCTTGTCCTGTTCCAATTCGCTACTGGCCGTCTGCATGCTGGCGCAGGAAGGTCAGGAAGGTTACCGCCGAGATCGGCAGCAGCGTCGATTTCAGATGAATCGCATAGAACTGCCGTTTGAATGAAGCATCCTGCAGATTCACGACCTTCAGCAGCCCGAGCGCCACCTCATGCTTGACCGACGAGGTCGAGATAATCGTAATCCCCAGCCCCGCCTCTACAGCCGACTTCACCGCCCCTGTGCTGCCCAGCTCCATCACAATCCGCATGGCAGCAGGGTCCAGCCCTTTCGCCAGCAGCTGCTCCTCCATCACCCGCCGGGTGCCCGATCCCTGCTCGCGCAGCACGAACGGATACCCGAGCGCATCGCCAAGTGTAACCTCAGCCCGGTCCGCCAGCGGATGATCACGGGGAACAATCAGCTTCAGCTCATCGCCCATGACGGGCTCAATCTCCATATCCGGATGGGAGACCGGAGCTTCAATCAATCCGAAATTCAGCTGATGCTTATGGATCTCATCCATAATCTGCGAGGTGTTCATCACCTTCATCATGATGGAGATATTCGGATATTCACGGCCGAAGGGGCCGAGCAGGCGCGGAAGCACATATTCGCCGATCGTCAGGCTCGCCCCGAGCTGCAGCCGGCCCTCCAGCATATGCGTGAAGGCCGACATCGCCTGATCCGTCTCCCGCATCAGCTGCATGCTGCGCAGCGCGAACGGCATAAGCGTGCGCCCGGCTTCAGAGAGCATAATTTTTTTGGTCGAGCGGTCAAACAGCTTTG encodes:
- a CDS encoding PHP domain-containing protein, which codes for MEKHIQLGENETGGVNVTAGRCDLHTHTQASDGMQPPADNVRLAYEKGLAAVAITDHDTVSGVAEALEAGKRYGITVVPGVEISTRAGGKEIHVLGYYIDTEQELLLSRLEEQRSTRLGRNEAILAKLRELGIEITLEQVVSGMGRELKPDESIGRPHIADELVRLGAAADMRDAFDKYLAEGAAAYVSPPRITPETACQWIQEAGGTAVLAHPGIYGDDALVRKLAQAGGLRGIEVYHSDHGPAEHERYLALAGEFGLLVTGGSDFHGARQGVVFHGDLGSVNVPVAVLEELKAAGGI
- a CDS encoding selenium metabolism-associated LysR family transcriptional regulator, with amino-acid sequence MNFHQLHIFYTVSERGSFSAAALTLHMTQPAVTMQIQALEDYFGTKLFDRSTKKIMLSEAGRTLMPFALRSMQLMRETDQAMSAFTHMLEGRLQLGASLTIGEYVLPRLLGPFGREYPNISIMMKVMNTSQIMDEIHKHQLNFGLIEAPVSHPDMEIEPVMGDELKLIVPRDHPLADRAEVTLGDALGYPFVLREQGSGTRRVMEEQLLAKGLDPAAMRIVMELGSTGAVKSAVEAGLGITIISTSSVKHEVALGLLKVVNLQDASFKRQFYAIHLKSTLLPISAVTFLTFLRQHADGQ